The proteins below are encoded in one region of Gemmatimonadota bacterium:
- a CDS encoding cell division protein ZapA: MASTQAEVTVRMGGQDHVIRAEGEQAQLDACLKEFTDRLETFKSQSPGIAERRAVILAVLAIADDLLAARREQQVREEKLRRWAESLRARIESTLDTDPA; the protein is encoded by the coding sequence ATGGCCTCGACACAGGCGGAAGTCACCGTACGCATGGGCGGACAGGATCACGTCATTCGAGCGGAGGGCGAACAGGCTCAGCTCGACGCCTGCCTCAAGGAGTTCACGGACCGGTTGGAGACCTTCAAGTCGCAATCGCCCGGAATCGCCGAGCGTCGCGCGGTCATCCTGGCCGTACTCGCCATCGCCGACGATCTTCTCGCCGCCCGGCGCGAACAGCAAGTGCGCGAGGAGAAGCTGCGCCGCTGGGCCGAGAGTCTGCGCGCGCGCATCGAGTCCACACTCGATACCGACCCTGCCTGA
- the rny gene encoding ribonuclease Y → MLSSALFATAGLLLGLIAGILVARRRERAGTLAVQVAREEADTLLARATLEAESLRREGELAGREASYRLREEWEHEEGRRRKEVERLERRQVNSASALSDRAERADRRAERLRERESSLDGRARSLDARESQANRTESELRERTAELDRKQVDLDRLVMEHFERGTRLEEREGRVRKALEEIAELSAEEAKQTLVEMMREEARLDAEQSLREIVEQARADGEDEARKIITAAIQRMAAECTAESTVSVVELPSDEMKGRIIGREGRNIRSFEKETGVNVIIDDTPGAVVLSCFEPRRREVARIALERLVEDGRIHPSRIEDQTRRARVEIEKTMREAASEVMRDLGITGVPHEIHRRLGMLHFRTSFGQNQLQHSMEVAWLAGTMAAELGLNVELAKRAGLLHDIGKGFPHHKEGTHVELGYRLCKRQNEHPIVLNAIKAHHDEEDHLFPETFLVTAADAISGSRPGARREMAEDYVKRIEKLEEIAMTHDGVERAFALHAGREIRVMVQPDAVGDDDIGPLSKKIAKRLEDGLRFPGKIKVLIVRETKAEEYAQ, encoded by the coding sequence GTGCTCTCCTCCGCTCTCTTTGCGACGGCGGGCCTGCTGCTGGGCCTGATCGCCGGGATTCTCGTCGCCCGCAGGCGGGAACGGGCCGGAACGCTCGCCGTCCAGGTGGCCAGGGAGGAGGCCGACACCCTCCTCGCGCGGGCGACGCTGGAGGCGGAGAGCCTGAGGCGGGAGGGCGAGCTGGCCGGTCGCGAGGCGAGCTACCGGCTCCGCGAGGAGTGGGAGCACGAGGAGGGCCGGCGTCGCAAGGAGGTCGAGCGACTGGAACGCAGACAGGTGAACAGCGCCTCCGCCCTGAGCGATCGTGCCGAGCGGGCCGACCGCCGGGCCGAGCGGCTCCGCGAGCGGGAGTCGAGCCTCGACGGGCGCGCGCGATCGCTGGACGCACGCGAGAGCCAGGCGAATCGCACCGAGAGCGAACTCCGGGAACGCACCGCCGAACTGGATCGGAAGCAGGTCGACCTCGACCGGCTCGTCATGGAGCACTTCGAACGTGGCACGCGACTCGAAGAACGCGAGGGGCGGGTGCGCAAGGCTCTCGAAGAGATCGCCGAGCTGAGCGCCGAGGAGGCCAAGCAGACCCTCGTCGAGATGATGCGCGAGGAGGCTCGTCTCGATGCGGAGCAGAGCCTGCGCGAGATCGTGGAGCAGGCCCGCGCCGACGGCGAGGACGAGGCCCGCAAGATCATTACCGCCGCCATCCAGAGAATGGCGGCCGAGTGCACCGCGGAGAGCACGGTCTCGGTCGTCGAGCTTCCGTCGGACGAGATGAAGGGACGGATCATCGGTCGCGAGGGCAGGAACATCCGCTCGTTCGAAAAGGAGACGGGCGTGAACGTGATCATCGACGACACCCCCGGTGCGGTCGTGCTCTCGTGTTTCGAACCACGTCGCCGAGAGGTGGCCCGGATCGCGCTCGAGCGTCTGGTCGAGGACGGCCGCATCCATCCGTCGCGCATCGAAGACCAGACCCGTCGTGCGCGGGTCGAGATCGAGAAGACCATGCGGGAGGCGGCGAGCGAGGTCATGCGCGATCTCGGGATCACCGGCGTCCCGCACGAGATCCACCGGCGCCTGGGGATGCTGCACTTCCGCACTTCGTTCGGACAGAACCAACTCCAGCACAGCATGGAGGTCGCCTGGCTCGCGGGGACCATGGCCGCGGAGCTCGGTCTCAACGTCGAACTCGCCAAGCGGGCGGGGCTCCTGCACGACATCGGCAAGGGCTTCCCCCACCACAAGGAAGGAACGCACGTGGAGCTGGGCTATCGGCTCTGCAAACGCCAGAACGAGCACCCCATAGTGCTGAACGCCATCAAGGCCCACCACGATGAGGAAGACCACCTCTTCCCCGAAACCTTCCTCGTCACTGCGGCTGACGCCATCAGCGGCTCCCGGCCGGGTGCGCGGCGCGAGATGGCGGAGGACTACGTCAAGAGGATCGAGAAGCTGGAGGAGATCGCCATGACCCATGATGGGGTGGAACGGGCCTTCGCTCTCCACGCGGGACGTGAGATCAGGGTAATGGTTCAGCCTGATGCCGTGGGCGACGACGATATCGGACCGCTCTCGAAGAAGATAGCCAAGCGCCTGGAGGATGGGCTTCGCTTCCCCGGCAAGATCAAGGTCCTGATCGTCCGCGAGACCAAGGCCGAGGAATACGCCCAATGA
- a CDS encoding bifunctional 5,10-methylenetetrahydrofolate dehydrogenase/5,10-methenyltetrahydrofolate cyclohydrolase, producing the protein MSAEIISGKSIAQELRSEIEDGIARLKDAGGPTPGLATVLVGEDPASQMYVDMKNRTAAALGISSRQITLDADATQDELLGLVAGLNADPDVHGILVQLPLPHGIDEAAVLEAVSPSKDVDGFHPVNVGRLSTGSGFFFAPCTPVGVIEMLVRSGNDPSGKHVVVVGRSNIVGRPLVNLLSRKGRGGNATVTVCHSRTPDLSLHTRQADILAVAIGRPEMITGEMVKPGAVVIDVGTNRVKAPGRSKGYRVCGDVLFDEVSEVASAISPVPGGVGPMTITMLLANTLRSAEIEFEAKLGG; encoded by the coding sequence ATGAGCGCCGAGATCATCTCGGGGAAGTCGATCGCCCAGGAGTTGCGATCGGAAATCGAAGACGGCATCGCCAGGTTGAAGGACGCGGGCGGGCCGACGCCGGGGCTCGCGACCGTGCTGGTGGGAGAAGATCCCGCCTCGCAGATGTACGTGGACATGAAGAACCGGACCGCCGCTGCGCTGGGCATATCGTCGCGCCAGATCACGCTCGACGCCGATGCGACCCAGGACGAGCTTCTAGGTCTGGTGGCCGGCCTGAACGCCGATCCGGACGTCCACGGCATCCTGGTCCAGCTACCTCTGCCCCACGGAATCGACGAGGCTGCGGTGCTGGAGGCGGTCTCTCCTTCCAAGGACGTGGACGGCTTCCACCCGGTGAACGTCGGACGACTCTCCACGGGCTCCGGCTTCTTCTTCGCGCCGTGTACGCCGGTCGGGGTGATCGAGATGCTGGTACGCAGCGGCAACGACCCCTCGGGGAAGCACGTGGTGGTGGTGGGTCGCTCGAACATCGTCGGACGGCCGCTGGTGAACCTCCTCTCCCGCAAGGGACGGGGCGGAAACGCGACCGTCACCGTATGCCACTCGCGAACTCCCGATCTGAGCCTCCACACCCGTCAGGCCGACATCCTGGCGGTTGCGATCGGCAGACCGGAGATGATAACCGGCGAGATGGTAAAGCCGGGCGCGGTCGTCATCGACGTGGGCACCAATCGGGTGAAGGCTCCGGGGCGGTCCAAGGGATACAGGGTATGTGGGGACGTGCTCTTCGACGAGGTGAGCGAGGTCGCTTCTGCGATCTCCCCGGTGCCGGGCGGCGTAGGCCCGATGACGATCACCATGCTGCTGGCCAACACGCTGCGCTCGGCGGAGATCGAGTTCGAGGCGAAACTTGGCGGTTAG
- the xseA gene encoding exodeoxyribonuclease VII large subunit: MAVRVPGPKAVWSVWRINQAAKRLLESQTRLLWVAGEVGSWTRSRSGHRYFTLIDERAELRCVLFADDAWRLPMEPERGASVRVFGQLTIYEARGSFQLRAKRIEAEGGEGLWQIAFDRLRSLLDSEGLLDPARKRRLPAHPQTVAVVTSPAGAAVHDVLSVVGRRAPWVRVVVSPTVVQGEAAAEQIARAMKRATEHDPAVILLCRGGGGPEDLFAFNQEPVARAIVESPVPVLTGIGHEVDRTIADLVADRAAPTPSAAAELAVSHAGDTLSQLTATGTVLRECLRDVARSRRQLFRERSLELERAGTKMIDRLRGRVAGTRSEMENAVHGVTARRRRELSESAALLDSISPLATLARGYSVARDAHGRVLSRRADFPTDFRFSLRVTDGEVACRASGDAL, encoded by the coding sequence TTGGCGGTTAGGGTCCCCGGTCCCAAAGCCGTCTGGTCGGTCTGGAGGATCAACCAGGCCGCGAAACGGCTTCTCGAGAGCCAGACGCGCCTGCTCTGGGTGGCCGGCGAGGTCGGCAGTTGGACGAGGTCCCGGTCCGGCCACCGCTACTTCACTCTGATCGACGAGCGGGCGGAACTGCGTTGCGTGCTCTTCGCCGACGATGCCTGGCGGCTGCCCATGGAACCGGAAAGAGGCGCGAGCGTTCGCGTTTTCGGACAGCTCACCATCTACGAGGCCCGAGGCAGTTTCCAGCTCCGGGCGAAGAGGATCGAGGCCGAAGGCGGGGAAGGGCTCTGGCAGATAGCCTTCGACCGTCTACGCTCGCTCCTCGATTCCGAGGGGCTGCTCGACCCGGCCCGTAAGCGCCGGCTTCCCGCGCATCCGCAGACCGTCGCGGTGGTCACCTCCCCGGCGGGGGCGGCTGTCCACGACGTGCTGTCGGTGGTCGGGCGCAGGGCGCCTTGGGTGCGAGTGGTGGTGAGTCCCACCGTCGTCCAGGGCGAAGCCGCCGCCGAACAGATAGCCCGGGCCATGAAGAGGGCGACGGAACACGACCCGGCCGTTATCCTCCTGTGCAGGGGCGGCGGAGGACCCGAGGATCTCTTCGCCTTCAATCAGGAGCCGGTCGCGCGAGCCATAGTCGAGTCGCCGGTGCCGGTTCTCACCGGGATCGGTCACGAGGTCGATCGGACCATCGCCGACCTCGTCGCCGACCGCGCGGCCCCGACGCCCTCCGCCGCCGCGGAGCTCGCGGTCTCCCACGCCGGCGACACGCTTTCCCAGCTGACGGCAACCGGGACCGTGCTGCGAGAGTGCCTGCGGGACGTGGCGCGGTCGCGTCGCCAGCTCTTCCGGGAGCGCTCGCTGGAGCTGGAGAGGGCGGGAACGAAGATGATCGACCGGTTGCGCGGTCGCGTGGCGGGAACTCGCTCCGAAATGGAGAACGCCGTGCACGGCGTCACGGCCCGCCGAAGGCGGGAACTCTCCGAATCGGCCGCTCTTCTCGACTCCATATCCCCTCTTGCCACACTGGCCCGCGGCTACTCGGTCGCTCGCGATGCCCACGGCCGCGTTCTCAGCCGTCGCGCCGACTTCCCGACGGACTTCCGCTTTTCGCTGAGGGTGACGGACGGGGAAGTGGCGTGCCGCGCGTCCGGGGACGCCCTGTGA
- the xseB gene encoding exodeoxyribonuclease VII small subunit, giving the protein MQSGRLGLDETLALFEEGIEHVRITEQVLTRAERKVEEIIEGGRTRPFAEERTGDRGPSSK; this is encoded by the coding sequence ATGCAGTCCGGGCGCTTGGGGCTCGACGAGACGCTCGCCCTCTTCGAGGAAGGTATCGAACACGTCAGGATCACCGAGCAGGTGCTCACCCGCGCCGAGCGCAAGGTCGAGGAGATCATCGAGGGTGGACGTACGCGACCGTTCGCCGAAGAGCGCACCGGCGACCGGGGCCCGAGCTCGAAGTAG
- a CDS encoding polyprenyl synthetase family protein — translation MAPPEDAAGIELAHYLREGRGKVDRALDRAGSWLAEGLGNLVADKINSASAYAVSGGGKRIRPLLCAAAYRACGGQASDDALFDFAASIELVHASSLMHDDLPCMDDAELRRGTPVPHLVYGERATMLAGAILIPAAVLLAFESSAALECGTDGGRKAAIALARASGAPGMVGGQWLDLMAENRVLSIEELDDLHRRKTGALLAVSPEMGARAAAASAERIEALHRYGASLGLAFQIVDDILDATGDAATLGKEPSDAELGKSTYVSHWGVEAARARAREEAERALAALDGAGLGTPVLSALAELVVSRRR, via the coding sequence ATGGCTCCGCCCGAAGACGCCGCCGGCATCGAGCTGGCCCACTACCTCCGTGAGGGGAGGGGCAAGGTGGACCGCGCTCTCGACCGCGCAGGGAGCTGGCTCGCGGAGGGGCTGGGGAATCTCGTCGCGGACAAGATCAATTCCGCCAGCGCCTACGCCGTCTCGGGCGGCGGCAAACGCATACGACCGCTTCTCTGCGCGGCGGCCTACCGGGCCTGCGGCGGGCAGGCTTCCGACGATGCCCTCTTCGACTTCGCCGCCTCCATCGAGCTCGTGCACGCATCCTCCCTCATGCACGACGACCTGCCCTGCATGGACGACGCCGAGCTCCGGCGGGGGACACCGGTGCCGCATCTCGTCTACGGAGAACGCGCCACCATGCTCGCGGGTGCCATCCTGATTCCCGCCGCCGTTCTTCTGGCCTTCGAGTCCTCGGCGGCCCTCGAATGCGGAACCGACGGCGGCCGGAAGGCGGCCATCGCTCTGGCACGGGCCTCCGGCGCACCCGGCATGGTCGGGGGGCAATGGCTCGACCTCATGGCCGAGAACCGGGTCCTGAGCATCGAGGAGCTCGACGACCTCCATCGCCGCAAGACGGGCGCCCTGCTCGCGGTCTCTCCGGAGATGGGGGCACGGGCCGCCGCCGCCTCGGCGGAGAGGATCGAGGCGCTTCACCGCTACGGAGCCTCTCTCGGACTGGCCTTCCAGATCGTGGACGACATCCTCGACGCGACCGGTGATGCGGCCACCTTGGGCAAGGAACCGAGCGATGCGGAACTCGGTAAGTCGACCTATGTTTCGCACTGGGGCGTGGAAGCGGCCAGGGCCAGGGCACGCGAGGAGGCCGAGCGAGCTCTCGCCGCCCTCGACGGGGCAGGCCTCGGCACGCCCGTCCTAAGCGCTCTCGCCGAGCTGGTCGTAAGCCGTCGGCGCTAA
- the dxs gene encoding 1-deoxy-D-xylulose-5-phosphate synthase, with protein MSILDRINSPEDLRRLPAEKLEEVVSAVRDRHIDVVASKGGHFGASLGVAEITVALHYAFDTPRDQLVWDTGHQAYIHKVLTGRNEKLPTIRTFKGLAPFLRRDESEYDTFGAGHAATSISAAWGMAVGRDLGDEDFDVVAIIGDGAMGCGLAYEALNNAGHTDRDFVVVLNDNDMSIAPAVGALNKYLTGVMTSRIYDRVRGIVGSVLRRTPTSLGDTLEEVAGKIEDGVKHVFGPGMLFEELGFRYVGPVDGHNVDELVRTFENVRRMKGPILVHALTTKGKGYSLAEGDPWTWHASGPFDRTTGEGSASGPSSRPRYQKIFGRGLIELADRDERVVGITAAMPDGTSTDIFQKAHPDRYFDVGIAEGHGVTFAAGLATRGVKPVVAIYSTFLQRAFDSIVHDVALQRLPVVFGMDRAGIAGADGPTHHGALDIAYMLAVPGMTVTAPRSGSEMLALLRLALDSNEGPWSVRWPRDRTPDDVPPLARIPKVEPFTWEILREGSRCAMLCVGTMVETALEVAGRLDEREVDVTVVNCRFLKPYDREKFTRLAQGHELLVTMEEGTVTNGFGAFMARELADLSLSRPPRTISLGMPDDFVEHGSREELLADIGLDAGSVADKVLAALQAPMKMTVAAG; from the coding sequence ATGTCAATACTTGATCGCATAAACTCGCCGGAAGATCTGAGACGTCTCCCGGCGGAGAAGCTGGAAGAGGTCGTGTCGGCGGTTCGCGACCGCCATATCGACGTCGTGGCCAGCAAGGGCGGTCACTTCGGCGCCTCCTTGGGCGTGGCCGAGATCACCGTGGCGCTCCACTATGCCTTCGACACGCCTCGCGACCAGCTCGTGTGGGACACCGGGCACCAGGCCTACATCCACAAAGTGCTCACAGGCCGCAACGAGAAGTTGCCGACCATAAGGACCTTCAAGGGTTTGGCGCCATTCCTGAGACGCGACGAGTCCGAGTACGACACTTTCGGCGCGGGCCATGCGGCCACCTCGATATCGGCGGCCTGGGGCATGGCGGTGGGGCGCGACCTCGGCGACGAGGACTTCGACGTGGTCGCGATCATCGGGGACGGAGCCATGGGCTGCGGTCTGGCCTACGAGGCCCTCAACAACGCGGGCCATACCGACCGGGATTTCGTGGTCGTCCTGAACGACAACGACATGTCCATCGCCCCAGCCGTCGGCGCACTCAACAAGTACCTCACCGGCGTCATGACCAGCCGGATCTACGACCGCGTGCGCGGGATCGTCGGAAGCGTGCTCAGACGCACTCCCACCTCCCTGGGCGACACCCTCGAGGAGGTGGCGGGCAAGATCGAGGACGGCGTCAAGCACGTATTCGGCCCCGGCATGCTCTTCGAGGAGCTGGGTTTCCGCTACGTCGGCCCCGTGGACGGCCACAACGTCGACGAGCTCGTGCGCACCTTCGAAAACGTCCGTCGAATGAAAGGGCCGATACTGGTGCACGCGCTCACGACGAAGGGGAAGGGCTACTCCCTCGCCGAGGGCGACCCATGGACCTGGCACGCGTCCGGCCCCTTCGACCGCACCACGGGGGAGGGAAGCGCCTCGGGGCCGTCCTCCCGTCCGCGCTACCAGAAGATCTTCGGCAGAGGGCTCATCGAGCTGGCCGACCGAGACGAGCGCGTGGTGGGCATCACAGCGGCAATGCCGGACGGCACCTCCACCGACATCTTCCAGAAGGCGCACCCGGACCGCTATTTCGATGTGGGGATAGCGGAGGGCCACGGCGTCACCTTCGCCGCCGGTCTGGCTACCAGGGGTGTCAAGCCGGTGGTGGCCATTTACTCCACCTTCCTACAACGCGCCTTCGACTCGATCGTCCACGACGTCGCTCTCCAGCGACTGCCCGTGGTTTTCGGCATGGACCGGGCGGGGATCGCCGGAGCCGACGGACCCACTCACCACGGCGCACTGGACATCGCATACATGCTCGCCGTCCCGGGGATGACGGTCACGGCGCCGAGGAGCGGCTCCGAGATGCTCGCCCTGCTTCGTCTGGCGCTCGATTCGAACGAGGGGCCGTGGAGCGTGCGCTGGCCGCGTGATCGGACCCCCGATGACGTACCGCCGCTCGCCAGGATCCCGAAGGTCGAGCCTTTCACATGGGAGATTCTGCGGGAGGGTTCGCGGTGCGCCATGCTCTGCGTCGGCACCATGGTCGAGACCGCCCTGGAGGTGGCCGGACGCCTCGACGAACGGGAGGTCGACGTCACGGTGGTCAACTGTCGTTTCCTCAAGCCCTACGACCGCGAGAAGTTCACCCGCCTCGCGCAAGGCCACGAACTCCTGGTCACGATGGAGGAGGGTACGGTGACCAACGGCTTCGGGGCGTTCATGGCCAGGGAGTTGGCGGATCTCTCGTTGAGCCGCCCGCCGCGCACGATCTCGCTCGGCATGCCGGACGACTTCGTCGAGCACGGCTCACGGGAGGAGCTGCTCGCGGACATCGGGTTGGACGCGGGCAGCGTGGCGGACAAGGTGCTGGCGGCGCTGCAAGCCCCAATGAAGATGACCGTTGCCGCCGGGTAA
- a CDS encoding NAD(+)/NADH kinase translates to MSRVGGFGPEVRTAGVVLRKRLPETPVIGRLVSFAAERDIALSFEPDEERAPEPDGLLGTSILRLGSGPSPDLIVSLGGDGTMLRAARRAMDLGVPVLGVNLGRLGFLTSASEAEMEEGLGMVLAGKARLDRRFTLTAEIDGDGGELVEALNDIVVHTVGAARVAAFELAMADEGDDQLIGDFTADGVIVTTPTGSTAYSLSAGGPIISPGVECLVVTAICPHSLTVRPLVIPADAALRIRTPDAGEELNLTADGRFSGKLSANREVRIRRGKRSCELVRLPGHTFFRTMRRKLNWAARPPERG, encoded by the coding sequence GTGAGCAGGGTAGGCGGGTTCGGACCGGAGGTGCGCACCGCAGGCGTGGTGCTGCGGAAGAGACTCCCGGAGACTCCCGTCATCGGCCGTCTGGTCTCGTTCGCCGCCGAGCGCGACATCGCCCTCTCCTTCGAGCCGGACGAGGAACGGGCGCCGGAGCCGGACGGGCTGCTCGGAACTTCGATCCTTCGTCTGGGATCCGGCCCGAGTCCGGACCTGATCGTCTCCCTCGGAGGCGACGGGACCATGCTCAGGGCGGCGAGGCGAGCCATGGACCTGGGCGTGCCCGTGCTGGGCGTGAATCTGGGCCGGCTGGGCTTCCTCACCTCCGCTTCGGAGGCCGAGATGGAGGAGGGGCTGGGCATGGTGCTCGCCGGGAAGGCAAGACTCGACAGACGGTTCACCCTCACTGCGGAGATCGACGGCGACGGCGGGGAGCTCGTGGAAGCGCTCAACGACATCGTCGTCCACACCGTGGGCGCGGCTCGCGTGGCCGCCTTCGAGCTTGCGATGGCCGACGAGGGCGACGACCAGCTCATAGGCGACTTCACCGCCGACGGCGTAATCGTCACCACTCCCACCGGATCGACGGCATATTCGCTCTCGGCCGGAGGGCCCATCATCTCGCCGGGCGTGGAGTGCCTGGTCGTGACGGCCATCTGCCCCCACTCCCTGACCGTGCGCCCGCTCGTGATCCCGGCCGACGCCGCGCTGCGGATTAGGACGCCCGACGCCGGCGAGGAACTGAACCTGACCGCCGACGGACGTTTCTCGGGCAAGCTTTCAGCCAACCGCGAGGTGCGCATCCGCAGAGGGAAACGCAGTTGCGAGCTCGTCCGCCTTCCGGGCCATACCTTCTTCCGCACAATGCGCAGGAAACTGAATTGGGCGGCTCGTCCTCCAGAGAGAGGATGA
- the recN gene encoding DNA repair protein RecN has translation MLIEIRVRNYAVISELIVELHRGLNVLTGETGAGKSVIVGALALIMGARGSVDVIRVGAEKAIVEAVFDVHGNAEIEQALETGGFEIEEGLLILRREIAAAGRNRAWVNGSPATVSVLASLGSHLVDIHGQHEHQSLSRPGARADLLDAFAGAGPAAARVRDLHRENLLARDALTSLEKGLKETAQRAGYLRFKLSEIENVNPTRDEDDELRRRASTLEHSEDLARGAAQAYELLYEQDGSLTEQVDVVRSALEGLSRFDPALAEEAARVGEAGMALEEVGRALGDYASRIDHDPAELARLRSRLDELQRIGRKYGPDLDDVLAAASEARRELEALDCSARDLAALTARCEEASAGLERAAAGLTELRDAGSARLAEAVAGILPALGMEGARFVVELAARDEITDDGAERIDFLATANPGFDPAPLSQVTSGGELSRIMLALRAALASAHGTPVLVFDEVDAGVGGAVANSLGTKLAEVASEHQVIVVTHLAQVASKARTHLVVEKAVAADTVTVSIRRIRGRERVGEIARMLGGDPRSAASRRHARELLGRGRRGDRA, from the coding sequence GTGCTGATCGAGATCCGGGTCAGGAACTACGCCGTCATCTCGGAACTCATCGTCGAACTCCACCGAGGACTCAACGTTCTCACGGGAGAAACCGGTGCCGGCAAGTCGGTCATAGTCGGCGCGTTGGCGTTGATAATGGGTGCGCGCGGCTCCGTCGACGTGATTCGGGTCGGGGCGGAAAAGGCGATCGTCGAGGCGGTATTCGACGTGCACGGGAACGCCGAGATCGAACAGGCGCTGGAGACGGGGGGCTTCGAAATCGAAGAAGGTCTTCTCATTCTCCGTCGCGAGATCGCGGCCGCAGGACGCAACAGAGCCTGGGTGAACGGCTCGCCGGCCACGGTTTCCGTCTTAGCTTCCCTCGGTTCTCACCTGGTCGACATACACGGACAGCACGAACATCAGTCGCTTTCAAGGCCGGGTGCGAGGGCCGATCTCCTCGACGCCTTCGCCGGGGCCGGGCCGGCGGCGGCGCGCGTGCGTGATCTCCACCGCGAAAACCTGCTCGCCCGCGACGCTCTCACATCGCTGGAGAAGGGCCTGAAGGAGACGGCACAGAGAGCCGGCTACCTCCGCTTCAAGCTGAGCGAGATCGAGAATGTGAATCCGACGCGAGACGAGGACGACGAGCTGCGCCGCCGCGCGAGCACGCTCGAACATTCCGAGGACCTGGCCCGAGGCGCCGCGCAAGCCTACGAGCTGCTCTACGAACAGGACGGCTCGCTCACCGAGCAGGTGGACGTCGTCCGCTCCGCGCTTGAAGGGCTCAGCCGCTTCGACCCGGCTCTGGCCGAAGAGGCGGCCCGCGTCGGAGAGGCCGGCATGGCCCTGGAGGAGGTCGGACGTGCGCTGGGCGACTACGCTTCCCGTATCGATCACGATCCCGCCGAGCTGGCAAGGTTGCGCTCGCGGTTGGACGAACTTCAGAGGATCGGACGCAAGTACGGGCCCGACCTCGACGACGTGCTCGCCGCAGCCTCGGAAGCTCGCCGCGAACTCGAGGCGCTCGACTGCTCCGCGAGGGATCTCGCAGCTCTCACGGCGAGGTGCGAAGAGGCTTCGGCCGGTCTGGAGCGCGCTGCCGCAGGCTTGACCGAGCTCCGCGACGCCGGGAGCGCCCGCCTGGCGGAGGCGGTGGCGGGCATCCTGCCGGCGCTGGGCATGGAAGGGGCGCGCTTCGTGGTCGAACTCGCCGCTAGGGACGAAATTACCGACGACGGAGCCGAGCGCATCGACTTCCTGGCCACGGCGAACCCCGGCTTCGACCCGGCGCCCCTGAGCCAGGTGACGAGCGGAGGAGAGCTTTCGCGCATCATGCTGGCCCTACGGGCCGCATTGGCGTCGGCTCACGGCACTCCGGTCCTGGTCTTCGACGAGGTGGACGCGGGCGTGGGCGGAGCGGTGGCGAACAGCTTGGGAACCAAGCTTGCCGAAGTGGCGTCCGAACACCAGGTGATCGTGGTCACCCATCTCGCCCAGGTCGCCTCCAAGGCCCGGACTCACCTCGTCGTGGAGAAGGCGGTCGCCGCCGACACCGTCACCGTGTCGATCAGGCGGATCCGGGGGCGCGAACGGGTCGGAGAGATCGCCAGAATGCTGGGTGGCGATCCTCGGTCCGCAGCCTCTCGCCGGCACGCCCGCGAACTGCTGGGTAGGGGAAGGCGCGGCGATCGAGCCTGA
- a CDS encoding proline dehydrogenase family protein, with product MFRSVLLWASTNHFLASRLPQFGPVKRATKRFMPGERLEDALWAAGVLAGEGIRTTITQLGENLDSPDDADAVLEHYLKAVELIRAFELDVEISVKPTQLGLDYSFPDTLDRLGRLARAARPVPVWMDMEGSPYVDRTLDLLKAMREEDEHVGVCIQAYLRRVEDDLRSLLPLGTSLRLVKGAYLESPEVAFPDKAAVDANFLHIARLMLEAKAAGGEGRPVIATHDPRMIAGTEAAATELGLSPGDYEYAMLYGIERNEQARLAEKGHQVRVLISYGEEWFPWYMRRLAERPANLWFVLKQIAGSQRKLPAR from the coding sequence ATGTTCCGTTCCGTTCTGCTCTGGGCTTCCACGAATCACTTTCTTGCCAGTCGTCTCCCGCAATTCGGCCCGGTCAAGAGGGCGACCAAGCGGTTCATGCCTGGCGAGCGACTGGAGGACGCTCTCTGGGCGGCCGGTGTTCTGGCCGGGGAAGGCATCCGTACCACCATCACGCAGCTCGGCGAAAACCTCGACTCGCCCGACGACGCCGACGCGGTGCTGGAGCACTATCTTAAGGCCGTCGAGCTCATCCGGGCGTTCGAGCTCGATGTCGAGATTTCGGTAAAGCCCACACAGCTCGGTCTCGACTACTCCTTTCCCGACACGCTGGACCGGCTCGGACGACTGGCGCGCGCCGCGCGGCCTGTTCCGGTCTGGATGGACATGGAGGGCTCCCCCTACGTCGATCGGACCCTCGATCTTCTCAAGGCCATGCGGGAGGAGGACGAGCACGTCGGGGTCTGCATCCAGGCCTACCTCAGGCGAGTCGAGGACGACCTGCGGAGCCTCTTGCCGCTTGGCACCTCTCTCCGACTGGTGAAGGGGGCATATCTCGAGTCCCCTGAGGTCGCGTTTCCCGACAAGGCGGCGGTAGACGCCAACTTCCTGCACATCGCCCGTCTGATGCTCGAGGCGAAGGCGGCGGGAGGTGAGGGGCGGCCGGTAATCGCCACCCACGACCCCCGGATGATCGCCGGAACCGAGGCTGCGGCCACCGAGCTGGGGCTATCGCCCGGAGATTACGAGTACGCCATGCTCTACGGGATCGAGCGGAACGAACAGGCGCGACTCGCCGAAAAAGGCCACCAGGTGCGTGTCCTGATCAGTTACGGAGAGGAATGGTTTCCGTGGTACATGCGAAGACTGGCCGAGCGACCGGCGAATCTGTGGTTCGTTCTCAAGCAGATCGCAGGCAGCCAGCGTAAGCTTCCCGCCCGCTGA